A region of the Terriglobales bacterium genome:
CCTCGCCTTCGCGGTCGGGATCGGGCGCGAGGTAGACCGCGTCCGCCGACTTGGCCAGCTTCTTCAGCCTGGCCAGAACCTTCTCCTTACCCGGAATGACGATGTAATCGGTGTCGAAATCGTTCTTGATGTCGACGCCCAGGGTGCTCTTGGGCAAATCCTTGACATGGCCGAGCGAGGCCTCGACGTCGTATCCCTTGCCGAGATACTTCGCGATGCTCTTCGCCTTGGTCGGCGATTCGACGATGACTAAGTTGGACAAAATTACCTCTTGTGAGTTTTCAAGCTAGCACGGCTTTTATGGTATTGGCTATCCGGCCGTCTGTGATCCGGCTCTCAGCTTTCAGCTAAGCCGTTTTGCAATCACGCGTTTGCGCGTAACCTCGACAGTAACGAAACGGCAGTTCGCTGTACCACGAGTCAGTCGCGTTTGCAGCCGCCGCGGCAAACCAGCTCAAAAAGCTTTTACGAAATTTTTTCCCGGCATCTGCCGGACTTTGCCCGCCAGTTCCAACTCGAAAAGCGCGGCGAATATCTCGGAAGACGACATTGTGCCTTCCAGCCGTTCGACGATGTCATCGATGTGGGTGCTTTCGTCCGCTTTGAGCAATGCCAGCACCTTACGTTCCTGCGGCGGCACCGCTTCGGACTGGAACAGGGATGCGGTAGCACCCGGTTCCGTTGCAGCAGGCCGCTCCGCCTCCAACTTCAGCCGAACGTCGGCGGGCAATTCTTCCCAGACATCTTCCCAGGTCGCGGTCAACTTTGCGCCTTGCTTGATCAACGTGTTCGGACCCCACGAGTTGCGGTTCGTAACATTGCCCGGCACAGCAAACAGCTCGCGATTCTGCTCCAGTGCGCATCGCGCGGTAATGCGCGTCCCGCTGTACTCGCCCGCCTCGATCACCAAAACACCGACTGACATGCCGCTGATAATGCGGTTGCGAATCGGAAAATTCTGCGGCGCGGCGAATGTGCCGACGGGAAACTCGGTGACCAGAGCGCCTCCAAACGCGAGGATCTGATCGGCAAGCCTGCTATTTTCGCGGGGATAAAAAACGTCGATGCCGGTTCCGAAGACGGCGACGGTTCTTGCCTTGGCAGAAATGGCACCGCGGTGCGCAGCCGAGTCTATGCCGCGGGCCATGCCACTGATAATGATGATCCCGCGGGCCGAAAGGTCGCAGGAAAGTCGCTCGGCCATGCCGAGACCGTAGGGTGTGGGGTGGCGCGTGCCGACCACTCCGATCCCCGGGACCGACAGGATTGCGGGGTCCCCGCGAACATACAGCGCGACCGGTGGATCGTATATTTGCTTGAGCAGCGACGGGTAGTCAGGATCGTCCAAAGTGAGGATCTGCGCGCCGAGGCTGGCCGCTCTCACCATTTCTTCCTGCGCCAACTCCGACGATTTGCCGAGCGCGATGGATTGTGCCGCGACCGCGGAAAGTCCGGCCGCTTCCAGTTCGGTCAGGCTGGCGTTGAACACGGCCGCGGTGCTGCCGAAATGCTCGACGAGGCGCCGGCATCGTCCGGGTCCAAGCGAGGGCGTCAGCGCCAGGGCGAGCCACTGCAAGTGATGGGAGGCGGGTGCGGTCTTTGCAATTGACATGAATCTCCCAGCCTGGGAAAACCACCAACTTTACACGCCTTGCTCCGCGGGGTCAGCGAGCCGCGTCACACCTCTTTGTTACAATCACGGTTTACGATGCGACGGCTGAAAGTTTCCGCCATTTCGTTCCTCAACACCGCGCCGTTAATGTGGGATTTCGATTACGGCGCCACGCCGGAGCAGCACAGCGACGACGATCTTCCGCCCGAACTGCGGTCTGATTTCACGGTTGAGTACACGGTTCCATCGCACTGCGCCGAGGCCTTGAAGCGGGGCCGCGCGGATATCGGGATCATTCCGGCGATCACCTACGCCACGATTCCAGGTCTGGTGATTCTCCCCGACGCCGCCATCGCCGCGAAAGGCGCCGTGCGATCGATCTTGCTGGTGAGCCGAAAACCGGTCGAGCAGGTGAACACGATCGCCGCCGACACATCATCTCGGAGTTCGGTGGCCCTGGCGCGGATACTCTGCCAGAAGCTCTGGGGGCGCGTCCGGCAGTTTCGCGCTTTCCCCGCCGACCTTGATTCCATGCTCGCCGCCTGCGATGCGGCGCTGCTGATCGGCGACCCCGCCCTGCGCGTCGCACGCGCCGACTATTTCGTGTATGACCTCGCGGAGGAGTGGCGAAAGTTCACCGGCAAACCATTTGTCTTTGCTTTCTGGGCGGCGCGGATGCAGGCGCTGAGCGAAGCGCGCCGCGACCTGGACGTCCCCGCGGTGTTCCGCAATTCGCGTGATCACGGTGTGCAGCCGGCGAATATCGCGACGATCGCGCGCGGCTGGAGTGGCCGCGTCGGGCTGACCGAGCGGGAGATTGCCGGCTATCTGACCCGCAACATCCACTTTGCTCTCGACGCCGAGAACCTGGAGGGCCTGGAACTCTTCTTCCGCTACGCGGCCGAGTGTGGCGTCATTGAGGAGGCGCCGTCGCTGCGCTTCCTCGGCATGGCCGCGCCCCAGTTTGTTGGCTGAACTTTCCCCTGGAAGCTGTGATATCAGCAAGATTTATCTCTTAAATCCAATAAATCCAACTCTGGTGACTTTCGCCGGCCTCGCTGGTCGCGTCTAACCTCCTGGGGAATGAGAGTACGCGCGTCCTTCCTCCTTGTGGGTGACCTTGATCAGCTTGCTTGCATTCTCCGTCATGGACTGGCTGCACCGGCTTGGCCCGGTCGGGTTGTTCCTGGTCGGCATCATCGACAACTCGCTTATTCCCATCCCCGGGGGGATGGACATTTTCACAATTCTGCTGGTATCGGGACACCGAAGCGCGTGGCTTTATTACGCCGGAATCGCGACCGCCAGCTCGGTTTGTGGCGGCTGGCTCACATTCCGCCTCGCCCAGAAGGGCGGTGAAGAAACGCTGGAGAAGAAGATCGGCAAAAAGCGGGCAGAAAAGATTTATGCCAAATTCGACAAACACGCGTTTTCCACTATCGTGATCGGCGCCATGTTG
Encoded here:
- the dprA gene encoding DNA-processing protein DprA is translated as MSIAKTAPASHHLQWLALALTPSLGPGRCRRLVEHFGSTAAVFNASLTELEAAGLSAVAAQSIALGKSSELAQEEMVRAASLGAQILTLDDPDYPSLLKQIYDPPVALYVRGDPAILSVPGIGVVGTRHPTPYGLGMAERLSCDLSARGIIIISGMARGIDSAAHRGAISAKARTVAVFGTGIDVFYPRENSRLADQILAFGGALVTEFPVGTFAAPQNFPIRNRIISGMSVGVLVIEAGEYSGTRITARCALEQNRELFAVPGNVTNRNSWGPNTLIKQGAKLTATWEDVWEELPADVRLKLEAERPAATEPGATASLFQSEAVPPQERKVLALLKADESTHIDDIVERLEGTMSSSEIFAALFELELAGKVRQMPGKNFVKAF
- a CDS encoding menaquinone biosynthesis protein, coding for MRRLKVSAISFLNTAPLMWDFDYGATPEQHSDDDLPPELRSDFTVEYTVPSHCAEALKRGRADIGIIPAITYATIPGLVILPDAAIAAKGAVRSILLVSRKPVEQVNTIAADTSSRSSVALARILCQKLWGRVRQFRAFPADLDSMLAACDAALLIGDPALRVARADYFVYDLAEEWRKFTGKPFVFAFWAARMQALSEARRDLDVPAVFRNSRDHGVQPANIATIARGWSGRVGLTEREIAGYLTRNIHFALDAENLEGLELFFRYAAECGVIEEAPSLRFLGMAAPQFVG